The genome window TCATCATTGCAAAAAGCCCATcaaaaagtaatattaaaaCTATTTCCCTTTTTGAATTTCGTGATCCAATGTAACCACGCGATGACGTTTACTTGCTGACGACACATACAACATGTCAAATTTAAGTTAAAATTCATcctattttaaataataaaaaaaatgtaccTTCCTAAGATACTTCCGTAATTTGCTGATGCAAGGTCCTCATATCATTTGATTtgcttttggaatttctgaaataAAAGTTGATGTTTCTGTTTTAAAAAATGGGTAAAGCCAAACCATAGTCAAAAAAAGCAGCTCATTGAACATGTAATATGCGCACTTGTTCTCTTACTTCAAGAAAGGACAATTATGTGATTATGATGTTGTGCATCATCActaatcaaaatcaaatcactTTAGGCCAACTAAGTTCTTAGTTCCCGGATAAGCCTAAGTCATGAATCATGAATCATGAATGAAtggtattttctcactaaaataaTACTGAGAGGACTCAGCTGCAAACTAATACTAGTTTGTATGACCTTCTCAAATGTCAATTTAGAtgattttatactttccttccTATAGAGCTAGCCTGCTTTTTTAACACTTCCACAAAGGCAgagaaaacacacacacaccacTCGTTCAAACGACGCAGAAGGCATCGAGAAAATCGGCCCATTTGGACAATCTAAGGGGGACCCACAGAGAAACCCCATCCAGCCAATTGATGACAGGAAAGGCTCCCCATGGACCTTAAACCCAGAGTAACTATCCCACGATCTTTCGATGTCGGATGGTGCACCCAACCCCCTCCCGCGCACATCCTCGCCAGAAGTCTGGTTTTTTTCTTCCACAAAGACAgagaaaacacacacacaccacTCGTTCAAACGACACAGAAGGCATCGAGAAAATCAGCCCATTTGGACAATCTAAAGGGGACTCACACAAAAATCCCATCCAGCCAATTGGTGACAGGAAGGGTTCtccataattaattaattaattaattaatttgcaTAATTGTCTATAAATGTCACTTTCAAGTTGCCCTGATCATCAGGTGTGGTCTTAGCCCTCTGAAGTCAGAAAACTGGTGTATAAAGGGAATGGAAGCCAGGGAGAAACATCATGTACCTCTTGTGTGTGTATATAAACTATGTCTATCTTTACGCGTATTCAACATGCATGATTGTAATTAGTTTATGTGGATGCTATACATAATGCTACACGTGCATGAAAGATATAAGTGCATTAATTACTAGAATAACTACACAACTTatatagttgaaaattattcTCACGGAGGATATACAGATTGAGTAATAAAAGGGATTATGATCAAATCCCTTTTATTTCATGATCAGTACTGTTAATATAACGCATAAGCCAATTTACTggtgaattttgaaaattaccGGTAGTTCTTGTTAATTAGCGTTCAGATTCTTTTTCAAGATATGAACCCAAGTTCTCTAAAGATATCAAAAATCATCCTGGAATTCATAAGAAAATAGAATGTTGAATTGCCATGTTACACCTTGTACAGTAAGAGGCTGAAAATCCCACCACTATTTTGTGACTTCAAAGCTTGCTAGTTAGATCCTTACTCCAAGCACTCTACTGTCAGAGAGGTTGAAATTTTAAACCTTCACACTAGCTACCACTTCCTCCAAGAGCAACAAATAAACTAattccaagtaaaaagtgaagAATATATGAAGACCTCCTTTTTCCAATGATTACTGGAGATAATGAAATATAAGTTATTTTGATACACATGCATTAACACAAATTAAAAGACTCGGAGAAAATGGATGTAAATACTCAAACTATCATTAAAAGAGGAATACAAACCTAACCACCATAACATATATTAGTAGAATTGCAAGTATAAAAAAGAGTTCGTGTTATCCAATCTAGCAACATCTTTAATTTAATCTACCAATATTTTAGAAAACcctcaaaattttaaactatataAAACAAATCTTCGAGATCTAAAGTCCACTTAGCCATGTTTCTGTCTATTATTAttagttgttattattatcattatattGGTGGGTTCTGGCACTTAGCCATTTTTCATTGCTTGACCTATTAGAACTTATGGGAAACCTCGTGCGACCTACTTGAATATTATCAATTACTCATGGGGTCTAACCCATGTGGACAAAAAACACGTTTTATCATCTGAATAATTTATACATTTGAGCACGTTTCTAATTCCAAGTCTTTGTGGCTATCTACTGATATATATACTGATTACTGACATTTGCACAAGCTCACTTCACTTCCCTCATTAGCAGATCAATAGTTTCTGAGAGTGGCTGAGAAAGATACAAGGCAGTAGAGAAGCAAAATGGTGAGAGCCCCATCAGTTGACAAAAATGGAATGAAGAAAGGGGCATGGAGTGAAGAAGAAGACAACAAGCTGAGAGCCTATGTTCTAAGATATGGCCATTGGAACTGGCGGCAGCTGCCTAAATTTGCCGGTAAGCAGCTCAGGATATTTTGTTCCTCAAAATTAATATGTATTTCATCAGTCTAACAAAGACAACAGATAACAGCTAGCTACTGTTCTTGTTTGCAAATTTTCTGGTCTGATTCTGGATTATATGCTTCTCTTACGAAATTAAGGTGTCTTTCAGGTCTATCTAGGTGTGGCAAAAGTTGCAGACTGAGATGGATGAATTACCTGAAGCCTGGTGTTAGAAGAGGCAAGTATACCATCGAAGAGGAGGATCTAATAATCAAATTACATGAACAATATGGGAACAGGTATGAAGTTAAAGTCGTTTTTCTAGCAAGTCTTGCCATGATTTTAGGGCTAAAATTCGTCTCAACATCCAATGTATGGCTGCTGAGACTGAAATGATGTATAGGTAATCGAATCTAGTACTAACCCCACTGTATTTTCCCTATCACAGATGGTCAGCGATTGCAGCAAAATTACCAGCAAGAACGGATAATGATATAAAAAATCACTGGCACACTCACCTCAAAAAGCGCTACAAAGAAAGTCCAATTTGTGAAGGATCCCAGCATATAGATGATGCAGATCAAAATGAGCAATCTTCTGCAATGTTTACATCCGGTTCCAGTACTGATCAAAAGACAGAAGTGGATCCAACAACTTCTGCTTCTGATTCTCTTGATGCTTATACGGATATCTCTTCCTTAAGCTGTGATTCCACACTTTTTGATGGTGTAGACTGGGCTGCAGATGATAGCAACAGTTCAGTGGAATCATTGACTGAACCCTTTGAGAGTTTTTGGACTGAACCCTTTGCCTTGGATACATCGTTTAACAACTGGTTTCCATCTATGGAGGAGGAATTCATGCACCCTTTCTCctcttttcttgatgatagctTTGATTGGTTCCACGAATTCAATCAATAAAAGCGGGATAATTAGATATCTGAAGGATTACCAATGTGTAACTACTCCATAGATAGATCACAGTGGCCTTAAGATCAAGGACATTGAAGAAAAATAGCTTACTGTACATTACTATAAAGATTAGATACTTATCTTTGGCAAAATTGCAAAAAGCCCCCTGAGATATAACTTATTTGTGATTTACCCTTTAAACTGTCATTCCTAGCAA of Coffea arabica cultivar ET-39 chromosome 5c, Coffea Arabica ET-39 HiFi, whole genome shotgun sequence contains these proteins:
- the LOC113689460 gene encoding transcription factor MYB10-like yields the protein MVRAPSVDKNGMKKGAWSEEEDNKLRAYVLRYGHWNWRQLPKFAGLSRCGKSCRLRWMNYLKPGVRRGKYTIEEEDLIIKLHEQYGNRWSAIAAKLPARTDNDIKNHWHTHLKKRYKESPICEGSQHIDDADQNEQSSAMFTSGSSTDQKTEVDPTTSASDSLDAYTDISSLSCDSTLFDGVDWAADDSNSSVESLTEPFESFWTEPFALDTSFNNWFPSMEEEFMHPFSSFLDDSFDWFHEFNQ